A window of Clupea harengus chromosome 24, Ch_v2.0.2, whole genome shotgun sequence genomic DNA:
TGTCTGAGGTCAGATTCAGCACCTCAGGTTAGGTTACAGgggtaaacatacacacacacacacacaagcaaacacacacacacagagacacacacacacacaagcaaacatacacacacacaagcaaacacacacacacacacatacacacacacacacacacaaaaactcactgCTATCTTAATTTTCTTGCTGAAGTAGATTTTGTCCAGGTCCTCCTTCACCAGAGGACAGCTGTCCACATGGGTCATCAAGAGTACATGGGGGATTTCtgtaaaaaaagagacagacagagaagacgcatatatacacatatacagtatataaacccACAAAGTGTGACTGATATTTGGAGTCTAATTATCTTTGTGTAGTCCGGGTTAGTGGCCGGTCTTGTGAAACTAGAACATTTACTATCCCTATACAAGGTTGTGTGGTTCCCTGTACTAATATGGTTGTGAGGCATGTTTTCCATGTTTACTAAAATGATGAATGGTTAAATAACTTTTTCGACCAAaactcatatgtgtgtatactcaaGTGCAAACTGAGCAGCCCCGCTAAAcatgtatgtgttatgtgttgtttgGATCCAATGGACTCAAAGCTGTGTGAAAGTGTTGAATTTGGAAGGGAAGAACAGATAAACATGGTAAAGTAATGGGTATAATGGAAAGGATTTTTAACATTAAGTCTTCCACTTTTAGTTTTACAGTATACATAAATTGTAAACAATATAAATTGAAAAACACTATATCCTACACTAAAAGCATTGGCTAACCATGTGAATCCCTATCCTGGCAATCAGTGGAAACATCTGTATTCTTTGTACATTTTAGTAGTGGGTTAAGTTCATTTAGAAGCTACGGAAGGTTTTGTTAGCATTTTCGTGATTCTCACCAAGGTTCTTGGCAACGTCTCTGACTTCCCTCATCTTCATGATGAGGCCATGGGTTTCCTCCAGCAGAAGGATTTTGTGTGCAGGCATCACACTCACCAGGCAGTGGACTTTCTCATCCAGAGtggggttgttgttgtagtaCAACCCGCCAGACAAAGGAGACGAGGGGTTGAACTAatccagataaaaaaaaatatcattcaATTGTAGGGGAGATCAGGTACCGTTGTAACACTTTTCGTTTTGCGTTATAGCAAACAAATCGGCAGAAGTGACACCTTTCACGTTAACATATAACATACCTTGTCTATATTTACTTACTAAAGCAAGCACACATGCTTTATTTCTCAAATGTTCTAAGTGATTATGATGAGTGAGGTGTTGGATTTCAATATTTGATGTTTTTATGTGCATACGAATGTGGGGTATTAGCGTTTTTCAGAGAAAAGGTGTTCTGATTACAGTGCATTGTACCGTTCAGTAAAAGGCAGTTATTGTACACATGCTAAAATTGTATGTGTTATCATGATAGTCTTATGTatggttgtgtgcatgcatgcaagcatgtaggtatgtatgcatatatgtttgCATGACGGCATGTaagcatgtatgtttgtgttttacctTACCTTATAGCCATCTTTGACATGTCCTTTTAAGGCACTGATGATGTCAGCAGTCAGCACCCCGCCTGTTTCTGTACCCTCCAGTCCCATGATGTCATTGAAGACGAAAGACAGCTTTCTTCCGTGCTGGTCCTTAATCTCGTACATGTTGTACTGAAAGGTAAAGTGGTCAGTTAGTAAATCTGAACCTTATTAAAGCAATATATGTGATTATATATTGCTTTCTAACTTCCTAAATCTCAGTTTGACAAGATGTTTGACTGATCATCAAACAGATGATGTAGGCAGATACATTAAAGAGGCAattcagtgtaaaaatgtagGGGGGGGTCATGGTCACCGTGTAAAAAAGAGAGCTGTGAACGATTTGCACTTCATCAAAAATAGAAATTAAAGAAACAATTCCCATGTATTGACGCTGAACAATTCACTGTTATTTTATTGCTAGCTATTCAGTCCTGTGAAGCAGATTTTGTGTCACCTTGATGCAATGTAGGGGTAAAATGATGCATTAAAGCATACCAAatagaaaaaagtgtgtgtaataAGTTCTCCTTGCAGTGTCCCAATGCTCCATTCAGAAATGAGATTCCCAATGACTACATGGAAACTACAAGCAAAGATGAAAGAGGAGGCTTGTGTGTATGGTTGTCATGGTCACCATGTAAACAATCATTGCTGTGTTTTGAACATCATAGGGAAAGATACTGTATGTTGCTTCACcagtttgaaaacatgaccttGCCGCCAAATTCATACaactctactactactactactactactactactactactactactactactactactacatgtGAGGATACCAAGGCTACTTCTGAGGGAATCTCACACCTGTAAACACTGAAGgggagatgctgctgctgtgtgtaacccaaaacacacacacacacacacacacacacacacacacacacacacacacacacacacactgacacaccgtTGTGGTTTCACTTTTGCCAGTGGATGGGGCTGCATGTGCGTTCACAGTCGTGCGGCCCTGGAAGACAGTGTTGACAGAGTTGGCCATGCTGGATTTCCCTGCTCCAACTGGCCCATGTAGCAGGAAGCGAAGGCGTTGTGCCTCTGGGTTGCTGGGTGTAAACTCCCTCAGGGCCGTTTTAACTGTGTCATTTCTTCTGTGAgaacgacacagacacacacacgcacacgcacacgcacatacacttcTGCCTTTAAGAACATAATCAAAACCTTCCAAATAATTCATAAAAAACTGCTCGGAGCTTTCAATAGTTCAATGTCCAAAGCGATTATACAACACAGAGTTTTAGTTGGTTTATGTTTGCATGGACACAGATTTTCAAATAAGACATAATATATTAGTTGTCTAAAATAATGTTCAGTGCACCATGCATAATGAGGGGTTCTGAATGTTGACTTACTGGTGGTCAATTTTTCTCCAGGCCACAGCGTAatctgcaatacacacacataacatgatCAACAGTTGCACTGTGTGGTCAATGAGGACACTTAAGTATTTAGTTAAGTATTTCATACAATACTGCTTTGATCAAGATCATgccatttcaaattgaatttagtGTTTCATCTGGTAATACATAATACAGCTAGTTCCAGAATGCAACAATGACAaccaaggctgactgcagtcagttttttattgcacgcacaacttacagcaacacacacgtgttatatatatatggaggcgaccaggacacactacacacacacacgcgcacacgcaggcctgaggtcgccatgaattttttgctctgcctttaacccatcccggatcgtccctcctccagaatcctccaggagcagtgggcagcttctcagcgcccggggaccaagtgaaccgtccgtctcggtcagggacagacaggattgttctgttctttttgcatgtttttctgttggggttattagcggaggaaaccccttgtgaacacggggagaacatacaaactccacacagaaaggcccgggagatagcccacctgagcactgaaggtctggggaggacctgccccccagagccaacagcgccccatgcgggaatcgaacccatgaccttcttgctgtgaggctgcagtgcaagcagtgcaagcaactgagccaccgtgacAACGTGACTGCTTACaatgagcacacacattcaaattcaagCAATGTAGAATTCAAAAACATACCCAGTACTTTGACTTTCGCAGAACCTGACGCATCACCACGCCATTTAGACAACTTTAGGGTGTATTCACCCTCATCCTCGTCCGTGGCATCACGGATCGTCAGGTTGAAGCATCGATACTGAGTTGGTTCTGTGATAATGATCCTGCCATCATTGTGCAATGTCAGACCATCCTTCTTCCATGTGCCGTATACTTCACAGTTTGCGTCGCACCTGAAAGTTATGTCCTGTCCTCTTTTCACACTGATGCCTGtaatgtctgtgttttggtTAAATGTTGAATTACCTTTTAGTTGTGGTGCtgtaaaatagagagagagatcaatcaACATATATAACCACTAAcatgcaatcaataaataaagcatGTTGTCTTACTTGATCAACTAAGAGAATTTGAAATCCATGTTGTTTAAAGTTCTGTTGTTTGGAGTAACTATAAACAGATAGCTGGACATACCTAATGGTGCCGTTCCCATGACTGAGTCTAAGAAAACAGATAAGAAGACAAATCTATCCGCCAAATAGCCAAGAATAGGCCTGTACaacctgggggagagagagagaaacatgcttATGCAAGGTAGTGCAAAGTAGTGATGTTTGTGCAAACAAGagaaccacaacaacaacaacaacaacaacataatatTAGTAATGAGGGGTCCCCCATGCAAGTTTAAGCCGGGGCAAAGGGGGAGACGTGACATGACTGGTTTCAGGGCAAGAGTGACACCAGGCCATGGTGAAACAGGAACTGGTCCTCTAGTCTCACTTGatgtgaatgaaaacaaaacccaTGCACTGTGAATACGTCTGCAGTTTAAACATGACCTTCAGTCTAGAGATTGAATGGCCACAGCGTTTTACGTTGTAAGGAAATATGAAAGTCAGAAATAAAAAGTCTAACCAATTTTAAAGGCAGGGTAGGTGATCTTGGAGAAACCAGCAAGAGTAAGCATGATTCTGAAAGAATACAACTGAAATAAATCCTAGCCCCTTCAGACCTTCCTCTAAAGCCAGTCCTCCAAAACACACGAACCACACTGCCTGACTACAGAAGACGGGTCTTTCGGGAGAAGATGGGTGGCAGGTTAGGAAGATGggtggctaataccaggacctttatttTGTCCATGAGTAACTTTTTATGTTGTGTCACATTTAACGCTAATGTTCAACATTATTGGATCCAAGTTACACTTGTGTcgggtgtaatcgctagcggtaaataatgTGAAGTACTGATAAAGGACTGATATTACAGATCATATATTTCGAGGGGTTTTTGCCAGGGTTGGCTTAAATTACATTAGCTTAGTAGTGAATAGGATTtcagaaatgaaacaaaaaatgcTTCTGAAAGAAATTACCTACCCCATCTTTTAGCACCAATGTTTCCCATTTCAATTAGGTGCAGTAAATGGAGGCTGAATATAGGGTGTGGCGGCACCCCTACTACCAACGTCTATTTCTATCCTGTAAGCCACCCTGTAGTTCTCCAGTTAAATGCTTTATGTAAAGAGATGTATCCCAGTAGTATACGTTTAGCATTGTATTGCTAAACATTGTGTCCCTGAAAAAGAAAGTTATATTTTGGTCCTCCTCTATTAAATGTGTCATGCTTCGTTACTGTATTGTACTTGTACTTGTACATTCTATCACTGAAATTATAAAAGGTTCACTGTCTATGCGCAACACTTCGGGCCACAGTATTTTTGAAAACTCAAAAATTACTGAAAAGTACTGTATTTTCCTATTTATGGTCGTATAATATGAAAATAACGTTTAAGCATTtgtaatagttataataataattactctTCCTCTTCGACCATGTTGAGGTCGGCGTTCAGCACACCATAGGTGGATTTtgataaaataaagaaagaaattaaaatGCCTCATCTGGTATATTTTTTACTGTTGGTGAACATTGATTAACACACAAGTATGAAAAGCCtcactcaaaatggctgacaaataATACCAAACAGGCTGACTGCTGAGAGGCCGACAGCCCGGCTGTAAACAAGATTAATTGACTTTGCCACAAGGATCCCAGGAAATGGGAGTGGTGCCAAACACGCACGCACTACTAAGCACTAAATTCCTTTAAAAAGACTGACCATTCATTCATACAGTGAGAtcatccatggaccatctcctattgtggcttaatgactgcaataaacTTCAGATGTAGCCTACACATTTAGCCTCTTGACTGTTGGTGGAATTGCGAGAGAGTGGCTGGTTTTCTCCGCGACACTTTACTACAGATTTTTGCTATACTTGTTTTAAATTATAGTGTTGTATGACAAAGTAATGGTGTATGCATTATGTCCCCCACGAAACGTTCGTTTTCAAGAGTAACATTACTAATTTCGTCCACTTTGTTTCTCGTATACTGGGTGTTCCCCATGATCACCGTGGACAGTGGAATCCTGTTGAGCCGGTCAAATTAGTGTCACGTCAGTTATATACCGCTCAACAATGTAATAATTGTTATCATGCGATGAAAATGTTTCAGCGCAACTCACCAGAGATTGTCCAAGAAGTCTTTGTGcagtctgtatttctctctgagTAGCTTTCACTCTTATATAAGCACTCGCTTCAATTCAGTTTCACTTTTACTTTCTATATGACCGTATTCGGGAACCTTCTAAATCCTTATGGAAATGAACGAGTCGGGACAACACTTTGAACCTGTGTTCAGGAACAAATGATCGATTAGAACATGACCTTAAGTCTTATGCTAtacagaaaatgtcttcagcgacaactacatctatattttaccTTCATACATGCATATTCCAATGcgaatgctgtactgcaccacttttgtatagttgtatattatagttggtaacaaggctgcaaacaaacaaaacaaagcagaacatTGAATACGTTTTAGATGTAAATTAGATGTAAAACATCTAgaataatctgttttatttcaagtctgtcatttgtctgtcaaaatgcaGCATATTTCCATCTACAATCATCTAAATGTTcagttttgaactgaaagttaaccattttgaacagagtatctaaatatctgCAAAAATTGCTGTATTCGAACATGAAGAAGTATGCTGACGTTTAGGTAGCATGTTTTAGGCAACTTCATTATTGCTTTGTGTGGATGCCAAAGCACTGTCACAACAAAGTATTATCAAACAAAGTAATGTATACATATTCTGATCGGCGTGATTTTCATTCATAGCCTTTATGTAGGCCTAATTATTTACAGCCTAGGTCTAATTGTTGATAATTATACAAACGTGTTAGGTGATACATGCATGTGCAGTAGCATACAATAGTGTATTGCATAATAGACCTGGCCTAATATGTAATGGTGTATTGTATAATAACACTATAGCCTTTGTAAGGACAGCGAAAATGTTACCAACGAtggaaaacaccaggctggaaggtttATATGtttctgaactctgaaccttatGGGACTCCGTAGAGTGATAAATATTGTGGAAAATACAATTCATCTGGCtccattaaatattaaaatacctACAATATTACCAAACAGTATATACGCCAATTGTGAGATCTTGATTAATGTAAAGGCATGGCACACAAGGAGTTATAATATGAATGGTTcatgaatgaacagtttattaatacaataaacgGTAAGCTACAATGTAACTGAcagtcaaactgaatgtaataTACAACCAAATGATTAAGTACAACAGTAAATAATAGCAAATGATTAACACAGGTTGGATGCCTATTAGACCAAATGTACGTAAATGACATTCTCAGAGTGAATTCTGCCTTATAGATTTGACCTTTTGGACAAATGGATGAGAAACAGTGAAACTCCATGAAGTCAGTCTTCTGTTGCCCAATCAAAGGAGGCCTTTTCTCAGCCAGTGGGTGACAGTGATCAGATGACCAGGTCCCACTTTGGGATTTTCCGTTGTCCTCAAGGCTCTGTTACGTCCTACTGGATCTGTTGTTGCATGGTTGCCGATGTTGTTGCTTTGCGGCAGGCACCAAAGCAGACGTGGTTATGTGAACCATTTGAACCTCTTTGAGATTGAGAAGTCTATGAGGCTCTAGAAAGGTCTTTTAAAACCCTCTGGTATGACAGAAATGCTCAAACTAAACAGCAATGCATACAATAGTCCCAGCAGAACAATAACTGCACATGGCATCATATTTGGTGTGGTTTCTAATGGTTTGAGCATTTGCATAGTCAAGGATATGTGAAGCAACAGACTCTATATAATACAGAATAATACGGAAGATAACAAATGAAAGGAATTGAAAGTTGGTGTTTGGCTCCTCCCGATGTGAGTAACAGCTTCTTAGTAACCTAGAGTGGTGTAAAATGGCCCTCTGATAAGTTTAAATGCAGTAAGATGTCAGTCTGATTAACATAATTCTCTCCGTAGTGGTCACAGTCGCCTTGTCAAACTTACATCTATTTTATTTCCTTTCACTCAGGGGCCTTCAAGAAGATCAATCTCAACCTGGTCCTCATCATCCCAAAGGCCCCACTTCTATTACACACCTCACTTTTGCCAGGAGCCTGTTCCTGGCCTGCACATTAGTCTAGACAGGCTCCCTATATGGTGTCATTAAACAGGTGGGGGGAGTAAGGCGGGAATAACCTTCATCACCAGTGATGTACCAGCCAGGTGGTCTGCCGTTACTGAACATATTCTGTGCTCAACCTGGGGACCTGAACAGCATTGACAGAGCAAGGCAGATGTTTAAGAAGCAGTCTTTGTGGTCACAGATGGCCTGTAACACGATATAAAATCTATTTATTaatatgttaaatacatttgagGGAAATGGTTTAGTTTGGCTAATTACATTTTACACCTGGGTAACTTGGcatatatttagtattataaTTACACTTGGTTTCATAGGAGTGTGAtacaagaataataagaagGCATGAAATAACTCGCCCATCTACTATATCTATTCAATCTGTCTGATCACATAATCATTGGCAAAGTTGACAATGTTGTCCAGGGCATCCAGGATCACACAGTCTACTTTCTCATCCACGCGGTTCTCTTCATGGTAGTTCTTCACCGGGAAGATTCGGTTCATGGGAATACCAAGCTTGACACTACAGTTctccatctaaaacacacacacacacacacacacacagcgttcaTCACACCTAAAAGTAATTTTACCTTCTCTGTCTTTATTGAACATTGATTGGTACAATTATACACTAACAAAAGACACTGGATTACTGTTCTACATTGTCTGGAAATGGATACCCCTGACATGCTCCTACTTATTTCAAACATATACTTTTCTCCACAGTGAGCCAAAACAATCTC
This region includes:
- the LOC116219362 gene encoding interferon-induced protein 44-like, producing the protein MGTAPLAPQLKGNSTFNQNTDITGISVKRGQDITFRCDANCEVYGTWKKDGLTLHNDGRIIITEPTQYRCFNLTIRDATDEDEGEYTLKLSKWRGDASGSAKVKVLDYAVAWRKIDHQRNDTVKTALREFTPSNPEAQRLRFLLHGPVGAGKSSMANSVNTVFQGRTTVNAHAAPSTGKSETTTYNMYEIKDQHGRKLSFVFNDIMGLEGTETGGVLTADIISALKGHVKDGYKFNPSSPLSGGLYYNNNPTLDEKVHCLVSVMPAHKILLLEETHGLIMKMREVRDVAKNLEIPHVLLMTHVDSCPLVKEDLDKIYFSKKIKIAMENCSVKLGVPMNRIFPVKNYHEENCVDEKVDCVILDALDNIVNFANDYVIRQIE